A single window of Eucalyptus grandis isolate ANBG69807.140 chromosome 1, ASM1654582v1, whole genome shotgun sequence DNA harbors:
- the LOC104450784 gene encoding uncharacterized protein LOC104450784, with product MAYLMANWVTTFAIGLISHNPNNSSVGAIGATEVDMAFRAFWTSFLLLHLGGSDNITAFSLEDNTLWRRHLFTLTFQVGSVIHVFAHIIPCNKSLVFPTMLVFLAGVIKTVEKILALNLSSLPRFKEWVLSQQDSLDDTDNDSIVEFIDLLDGYSHDEEDAKLAESTVVKHAYYFFRISKVFLTDLIFTRRQRQISQEYFRAISAMDALRVISVELNFIYEVLHTKALEQQLHKLDVKITYILLFGGITLDVIAVLMLIFSDWTIAGVKWYKIGSYNLDSFLYNLVSAAYDLRKPQFATREVKPNDKVTYVVLNTPLLFQRWSESISACNLLSESLKESPRKMYKHDRHWGNITFSNICSFALYMTEKVASRFHQAVDTITRSYGPRSMDGKRLMIANTEYVSTNPFIMRLWIFIFKEVRRKSEDTSRNDLTEDENAINTKKIYAARGDLFLSPVLSKNNDPDFKFSLRGFSDYEDSIITWHIATEILYNIENPTTEKEEREFSKILSDYMLYLLLNQPNLVSAVAGIAQITLARTLWELQGCITASTKNVESLCKEIFKRPAYTEPTKSLLDRGIFWARHIEEKFKERKWEVMSGVWVEMLSYAATHINGETHVQVLSRGGELLAFVWLLMIHFGCFYRPEWGPYYGYRH from the exons ATGGCCTATCTAATGGCTAATTGGGTAACTACATTTGCGATCGGGCTCATCTCTCATAACCCAAACAACTCATCCGTTGGTGCAATTGGTGCAACTGAAGTAGATATGGCATTTCGAGCATTTTGGACCTCATTTCTCTTGTTACATCTTGGCGGTTCGGACAACATCACTGCCTTTTCTTTGGAGGATAATACGCTTTGGCGACGACACCTGTTCACTCTCACCTTCCAAGTCGGTTCTGTCATCCATGTCTTTGCGCATATAATTCCCTGCAACAAGTCGCTAGTATTCCCAACAATGCTGGTTTTTCTTGCTGGGGTCATAAAAACTGTGGAGAAGATACTGGCACTTAATCTCTCGAGCCTCCCAAGGTTTAAGGAATGGGTGCTCTCACAACAAGATTCTCTTGACGATACAGATAACGACTCCATTGTCGAATTCATTGATCTGTTGGATGGATATTCTCACGATGAAGAAGATGCAAAGCTTGCCGAGAGCACTGTGGTGAAGCATGCTTACTACTTCTTTCGAATCTCTAAGGTATTCCTTACAGATCTCATCTTCACACGCAGACAACGTCAAATAAGCCAAGAATATTTCCGTGCAATTTCTGCTATGGATGCATTAAGGGTGATATCAGTTGAACTCAATTTCATTTATGAGGTGCTCCACACAAAAGCATTG GAGCAACAGCTTcataaacttgatgtgaaaattaCTTATATCCTTCTTTTCGGAGGAATTACTCTTGATGTGATAGCTGTGCTCATGCTCATTTTCTCTGACTGGACTATTGCTGGAGTCAAGTGGTACAAAATAGGATCGTACAACCTAGATTCATTTCTCTACAACTTGGTATCCGCCGCATATGACCTAAGGAAGCCTCAATTTGCCACACGCGAAGTAAAGCCTAATGACAAGGTTACTTATGTGGTCTTAAATACACCATTATTATTTCAAAGGTGGTCAGAATCAATTTCTGCTTGCAATCTTTTATCTGAGAGTTTGAAGGAGAGTCCAAGAAAGATGTATAAGCACGATAGGCACTGGGGAAACATCACCTTTTCTAATATCTGCAGTTTTGCACTTTATATGACCGAGAAGGTTGCCTCTCGTTTCCATCAAGCTGTTGATACAATCACTAGAAGCTATGGTCCAAGGAGCATGGATGGGAAAAGATTGATGATTGCGAACACAGAGTACGTGTCAACGAATCCATTTATTATGAGGTTATGGATCTTTATCTTTAAGGAGGTGAGACGTAAATCTGAGGACACAAGTAGAAATGATCTGACGGAGGATGAGAATGCAATTAATACAAAGAAGATATATGCGGCTAGAGGTGATCTATTTCTTAGTCCTGTCCTGTCGAAGAACAATGACCCcgattttaaatttagtttgaGGGGCTTTTCTGATTACGAGGACAGTATTATAACGTGGCATATTGCTACCGAAATCCTGTATAACATAGAGAACCCCACaaccgaaaaagaagaaagggaattCAGCAAGATCCTCTCTGACTACATGTTATATCTTTTACTTAATCAACCTAACTTGGTATCCGCCGTGGCCGGCATTGCCCAAATTACATTGGCGAGGACGTTGTGGGAGCTACAGGGCTGCATCACTGCTTCTACCAAGAATGTGGAGAGCTTATGCAAGGAAATTTTCAAACGACCGGCCTACACTGAACCTACGAAATCGTTACTTGACAGGGGGATCTTTTGGGCCCGACATatagaagaaaagttcaaggaaaGGAAGTGGGAGGTGATGAGCGGGGTGTGGGTTGAGATGCTATCATATGCAGCAACTCATATCAATGGGGAGACACATGTGCAGGTGCTGAGCAGAGGTGGAGAGCTTCTTGCCTTTGTTTGGCTGTTGATGATTCATTTCGGTTGTTTCTACAGACCTGAATGGGGCCCATATTATGGTTACAGGCATTAG